One window of the Pieris brassicae chromosome 2, ilPieBrab1.1, whole genome shotgun sequence genome contains the following:
- the LOC123720078 gene encoding uncharacterized protein LOC123720078 produces MRNFISKITILTFLFYFTYFNNALAFQENKTGHHNIRKPKYDIFNKPQKLATYRSFQPPIGQKPTYNKADDRNDYDLNTYDSEYGVVLSNFTSSVYDDNPPLYPNPDVIVKETKGISNILKEKKEPDPDMDLPDDSLADADLAEHNIIDSVTYVYGFNNCHGMRDEWMVLIYITSGLAVIFPISSILWLMWSESAAEFRRSSKLYPININLCCCLAACTLIYIQAAVGASSPSQCERIALLLHYTHITCAVWIVALGAAVAEFCTCDNLLPLKYNYLLAYGVPAIVVMFNYALSMEQYEIKHYCWMSIEKGMVMGFMIPAMILILINTAIIIVGLQSVNQKQNDLISAKIQDLVDQHLANWPKNEPGSSETLNNVCTPLPSRKNTDSSDTLDRDSNDEDNPYTTVTMGASNSDANSDEGREMKRISDKHVINLWKSMAKLSWKNGWNIEGNDLKAYLNLCLILEPFFAINWVMGVVAIENATHWSTPTIYLILVLSMHIYLMATICTTLPIVQKKTPTPCTEVSTEPTIVRSRTTDSIPLLDPTVQQANVTPAPVDTISTISI; encoded by the exons ATGCGGAactttatatcaaaaataactattcttactttcttgttttattttacatattttaacaacGCACTTG CATTTCAGGAAAATAAAACAGGACATCATAATATACGTAAACCCAAgtacgatatttttaataaacccCAAAAGTTGGCTACGTACAGGTCCTTTCAACCACCTATAGGACAGAAACCTACATATAATAAAGCTGATGATCGTAATGACTACGATTTAAATACTTACGATTCTGAGTACGGTGTAGTGCTTTCTAACTTTACATCTTCAGTATACGATGATAACCCTCCGCTATATCCAAATCCTGACGTTATCGTTAAGGAAACTAAAG GGAtatcaaatatattgaaagaaaagaaagaaCCAGATCCAGACATGGACCTCCCGGATGATTCATTGGCAGATGCAGACTTGGcagaacataatataatagatagCGTTACATATGTGTATGGTTTTAATAATTGTCACGGCATGCGAGACGAATGGATGGTTTTG atttatattacaaGTGGTTTAGCCGTGATATTTCCTATATCATCTATTCTATGGCTAATGTGGAGTGAAAGTGCTGCAGAATTTAGAAGAAGTAGCAAGTTATATCCTATCAATATTAATCTTTGCTGTTGTCTAGCAGCTTGTACgctaatttatatacaagcTGCTGTG GGGGCGTCATCTCCTTCGCAATGTGAGAGAATAGCGTTGCTTCTACATTATACGCATATTACTTGTGCCGTATGGATAGTGGCTTTGGGTGCTGCAGTTGCTGAATTCTGTACATGTGACAATTTATTGCCGCTTAAGTATAACTATCTTCTAGCATATGGGGTTCCAGCAATAGTTGTTATG ttcaatTATGCACTCTCTATGGAACAATATGAAATCAAACATTACTGCTGGATGTCAATAGAAAAAGGTATGGTGATGGGTTTCATGATACCGGCAATGATACTCATACTGATTAACACAGCCATTATCATAGTTGGGTTACAAAGTGTCAACCAAAAACAGAATGATTTAATATCGGCGAAAATTCAAGATTTGGTTGACCAGCACTTGGCAAATTGGCCAAAAAACGAACCAGGCAGTTCCGAAACGTTGAACAATGTTTGTACTCCCCTTCCCAGTAGAAAAAATACTGATAGTTCTGACACACTGGACAGggactcgaacgatgaagatAATCCATATACGACGGTAACAATGGGTGCATCCAATAGTGATGCCAATAGTGACGAAGGAAGAGAG ATGAAAAGAATATCTGACAAGCACGTAATTAATTTGTGGAAATCAATGGCGAAACTCTCTTGGAAAAATGGATGGAATATTGAAGGCAACGATTTAAAAGCCTATTTAAACCTTTGTTTGATTCTTGAACCATTTTTCGCTATAAATTGGGTCATGGGGGTAGTCGCTATAGAAAATGCTACGCATTGGTCAACTCCGACTATTTATCTCATTCTCGTTTTGTCAATG CACATCTACTTAATGGCTACAATATGCACAACACTACCAATtgtacaaaagaaaacacCAACACCATGTACGGAAGTATCTACTGAACCTACTATTGTGCGATcaag GACTACCGACAGCATTCCTCTTTTGGACCCAACCGTACAGCAAGCTAATGTTACACCGGCACCAGTGGACACTATTAGTACTATAAGTATTTAA
- the LOC123720551 gene encoding leucine-rich repeat protein SHOC-2 isoform X1, whose translation MSAILKFIRENHILAVIEQAIAKKKSRLSLNSFEITEIPTLLYSCIELEHLYLHLNNITTVPVQITELLNLTTLTLDYNGITSLPVEIGNLKNLVNLNISYNPLKELIPEIGELENLEAFWCNKTGLREIPKEIGKLTKLDTFGARGNELKTIPEEMTQLTKLRWLTLENNQIEVLPNCMNNMEGIVHCNLRKNRLKEFPESFLKCVDLMFLQLNNNQISSLPDNFDTSQVTVLEMIDLRENPICELSHLDHPLVRFSDEIPVPQDLSPSSSRPHGMAAQALAVNATALRLPAVPAPRHPDLILEMEMDASSVESEDWENSVNSSELDVHYQSDEERGDNEIAQFFQAVGMVLPELSRYASTAS comes from the exons ATGAGTGCTATCCTAAAGTTCATCCGTGAAAACCACATACTAGCAGTGATAGAACAAGCAATTGCGAAAAAGAAATCTCGCTTGAGTCTAAATTCTTTTGAAATTACCGAAATTCCTACACTGTTATACTCGTGTATCGAGCTGGAACAcctatatttacatttaaataatatcacaaCTGTACCAGTGCAGATTACAGAACTTTTAAACCTTACAACATTGACTCTGGATTACAACGGCATAACTTCATTGCCTGTTGAAATTGGTAACTTGAAAAATcttgtaaatttaaacataagttATAATCCCCTAAAAGAACTTATACCAGAAATAGGTGAATTAGAGAACCTTGAAGCATTCTGGTGCAATAAAACAGGGCTACGGGAAATTCCAAAGGAAATCGGCAAGTTGACAAAACTTGATACATTTGGAGCAAGGGGCAATGAGTTGAAAACCATACCAGAAGAAATGACTCAACTAACAAAATTAAG ATGGCtaacattagaaaataatcaaatagaGGTTTTACCAAACTGTATGAATAACATGGAAGGGATAGTACACTGCAATCTTCGCAAAAATAGGCTAAAAGAATTCCCAGAGTCATTTCTGAAATGTGTTGATTTGATGTTCTTACAGTTGAATAATAATCAG aTATCCAGTTTACCAGATAATTTTGACACAAGTCAAGTTACAGTTTTAGAAATGATTGATTTACGAGAAAACCCCATATGTGAATTGTCACATCTA GACCACCCTTTAGTTCGCTTCTCAGATGAAATTCCAGTACCTCAAGATCTTTCCCCGTCCAGCAGCCGACCTCATGGCATGGCTGCACAGGCTTTAGCTGTCAATGCTACAGCTCTTCGGTTACCAGCAGTTCCAGCACCCAGACATCCGGATTTGATATTAG AAATGGAAATGGACGCGTCATCAGTAGAATCAGAAGATTGGGAGAACAGCGTAAATAGCTCTGAGTTGGATGTCCATTACCAAAGTGACGAAGAAAGAGGTGACAATGAG ATCGCACAATTTTTCCAGGCCGTGGGTATGGTGTTGCCAGAATTATCCCGGTACGCGTCTACAGCGAGTTAA
- the LOC123720551 gene encoding leucine-rich repeat protein SHOC-2 isoform X2 → MSAILKFIRENHILAVIEQAIAKKKSRLSLNSFEITEIPTLLYSCIELEHLYLHLNNITTVPVQITELLNLTTLTLDYNGITSLPVEIGNLKNLVNLNISYNPLKELIPEIGELENLEAFWCNKTGLREIPKEIGKLTKLDTFGARGNELKTIPEEMTQLTKLRWLTLENNQIEVLPNCMNNMEGIVHCNLRKNRLKEFPESFLKCVDLMFLQLNNNQISSLPDNFDTSQVTVLEMIDLRENPICELSHLDHPLVRFSDEIPVPQDLSPSSSRPHGMAAQALAVNATALRLPAVPAPRHPDLILEMEMDASSVESEDWENSVNSSELDVHYQSDEERGDNEAVGMVLPELSRYASTAS, encoded by the exons ATGAGTGCTATCCTAAAGTTCATCCGTGAAAACCACATACTAGCAGTGATAGAACAAGCAATTGCGAAAAAGAAATCTCGCTTGAGTCTAAATTCTTTTGAAATTACCGAAATTCCTACACTGTTATACTCGTGTATCGAGCTGGAACAcctatatttacatttaaataatatcacaaCTGTACCAGTGCAGATTACAGAACTTTTAAACCTTACAACATTGACTCTGGATTACAACGGCATAACTTCATTGCCTGTTGAAATTGGTAACTTGAAAAATcttgtaaatttaaacataagttATAATCCCCTAAAAGAACTTATACCAGAAATAGGTGAATTAGAGAACCTTGAAGCATTCTGGTGCAATAAAACAGGGCTACGGGAAATTCCAAAGGAAATCGGCAAGTTGACAAAACTTGATACATTTGGAGCAAGGGGCAATGAGTTGAAAACCATACCAGAAGAAATGACTCAACTAACAAAATTAAG ATGGCtaacattagaaaataatcaaatagaGGTTTTACCAAACTGTATGAATAACATGGAAGGGATAGTACACTGCAATCTTCGCAAAAATAGGCTAAAAGAATTCCCAGAGTCATTTCTGAAATGTGTTGATTTGATGTTCTTACAGTTGAATAATAATCAG aTATCCAGTTTACCAGATAATTTTGACACAAGTCAAGTTACAGTTTTAGAAATGATTGATTTACGAGAAAACCCCATATGTGAATTGTCACATCTA GACCACCCTTTAGTTCGCTTCTCAGATGAAATTCCAGTACCTCAAGATCTTTCCCCGTCCAGCAGCCGACCTCATGGCATGGCTGCACAGGCTTTAGCTGTCAATGCTACAGCTCTTCGGTTACCAGCAGTTCCAGCACCCAGACATCCGGATTTGATATTAG AAATGGAAATGGACGCGTCATCAGTAGAATCAGAAGATTGGGAGAACAGCGTAAATAGCTCTGAGTTGGATGTCCATTACCAAAGTGACGAAGAAAGAGGTGACAATGAG GCCGTGGGTATGGTGTTGCCAGAATTATCCCGGTACGCGTCTACAGCGAGTTAA
- the LOC123720042 gene encoding cofilin/actin-depolymerizing factor homolog, protein MASGVTVSDACKTTYEEIKKDKKHRYVVFYIRDEKQIDVETVGERNAEYDQFLEDLQKGGTGECRYGLFDFEYTHQCQGTSEASKKQKLFLMSWCPDTAKVKKKMLYSSSFDALKKSLVGVQKYIQATDLSESSQEAVEEKLRATDRQ, encoded by the exons ATG GCGTCTGGTGTAACAGTCTCGGACGCGTGCAAGACGACGTACGAAGAGATCAAAAAAGACAAGAAGCACCGGTACGTCGTGTTCTACATTCGTGATGAGAAGCAGATCGATGTGGAAACCGTTGGAGAGAGGAACGCTGAGTACGACCAATTCCTAGAGGACCTACAGAAGGGTGGCACCGGCGAGTGCAG ATATGGCCTGTTTGACTTCGAATACACCCACCAGTGTCAAGGCACGTCAGAGGCCAGCAAGAAACAGAAACTGTTCCTCATGTCATGGTGCCCAGACACCGCTAAGGTCAAGAAGAAGATGTTGTACTCTAG CTCCTTTGATGCAttgaagaaatcgcttgtcgGCGTACAAAAGTACATCCAAGCAACTGACCTCTCGGAGTCTTCTCAAGAGGCTGTCGAGGAGAAACTCCGCGCCACGGACCGtcagtaa
- the LOC123720156 gene encoding uncharacterized protein LOC123720156, with the protein MSHPINELKRRLEDDSTPLPKRLRLAKNVVFSHHFPTAPKERVIGEWLEALTGSNKVTSKDLKDVLSWLNIVDDFTVDLKYKLIKIVSQYLHNTIIQDDDIQFITAFIENSKLSPQLSIQINEYLSITMTLLQHLATETTNVLLINKLLDNIIRYYKDCKKKFEFIIKFIEEENLETIFSFLNTESKEKVVDVCRIILFPINKRTFYARFLNNLIRKDDLTHLLQAKNDNIESVMKIINVFINSKGNQQFLCDFTKIFVCCFKTESQLLFAFYIVAVNCLNVKQCYIKTATKFKPILFEGNEVKIKRSIFLNMLEVLLENDVDVSVHLRDTLNEQSKETKKTFLLFLQEVILGTIKERKPDKATLNIIKIALKLDPTLVDNTMFQVLPQIMVAKKSSSLQDTYVDTINILLQTMFKLSKGINFVHNMLPHLKTHLENVDEDQKSFKEKINESIISNTDCDKFKSKIVTCLDILPENCLELYGKLTSELMFRQNKDLLILMKKDLEDCLSSLEENTCPSVLTLTELLAAILSSVLRHNKMADHTVPLPISEDYWASYHNFEMQCLMKFGKCLLKLDYNSLLLKSFLHICVSLAQLKILNMKYSNVKLEFQNNQNGEVFDLTLILPCLNAEQWGQIASKVDDENAQLFNNLLLIKTMAINLTASNNKEIIIDTKTHLIKQLLVSCQTFDSYYFKALFANLDKNQCKQVAKSLVKIYAVDSDTSIFHCDSVAKNKDLLTALTFEVLKNVAKNFKNASSLSKGLGKDFDIETFLKDVDIQEYFYNVTVEDSDEITKYLEVLNNLQIYYLDENCQLTTIFILLTCKKDCNSKKNKRTIDNIQQSIFELTPKTPDIFKIFPVPYLFDFDNGVLKLFKLHAKTANHVLVVKYILEFATRQVKKDPEVIKTLVKQLLKYYKKKEIRSIDDFSEEVFQIIFIVLPLISKERKNSATSVPKSILTGLQEDLNQAMLDSFKSVDFAKDILDTSNADASVISENSMAILNAMGAYTLILTKSCESNDGKDLKSMECLWSGLEFFVQNALHFVESSESKNLHVGTSIHLLTIVLRYIKKLELHDIFKDKDKLFLQIWRAVKARLFMAFDHRQKKNDNCLEELTATLKYLSELSSVEVFANHFVPDLNTLTILKKPTILLKNEEITSTQIISRRVLKYLCLNILNSYITEVKCVAFSKLILRSTKNLRFWIQQHYEGEVHNGNEVHVVKIEDSICELLKFDLDVLSEVILAAKKINLEYKFIDAIFELQQLIFYLLGRNSIDTRCEISWRSFFMLFEGSVAILNSMILSRDELLEDRWPCLMQCYKTLVLCMCERSTSDFDIDRNTEHKLAEIAHSIEKLTQSIAKRKSHVSRIAAYAVADFCSCLEKSPPPKMIRQHLENSIVLLIQASDSNYAISFLRRGLAGAIGQMTLTNMYSMYKRYHKYVGNA; encoded by the exons ATGTCTCATCCGATAAATG AATTGAAACGGCGTCTGGAAGATGACTCAACGCCATTACCTAAAAGACTTCGACTCGCCAAGAATGTAGTATTTTCCCATCACTTTCCAACTGCACCTAAAGAAAGAGTGATTGGTGAATGGCTAGAAGCATTAACTGGAAGCAATAAGGTTACAAGTAAAGACTTAAAGGATGTTTTAAGTTGGTTAAACATTGTTGATGATTTTACTGTTGACCTAAAATACAAACTGATAAAG ATAGTATCACAGTACCTCCACAATACCATTATACAAGATGAtgatattcaatttattacgGCTTTTATAGAAAACAGCAAATTATCTCCTCAATTGTCAATACAAATTAATGAGTATCTTTCAATTACCATGACTCTACTCCAACATTTAGCAACAGAAACAACAAATgttctattaattaataaattattagacaATATCATAAGGTATTATAAAGATTGTAAgaaaaaatttgaatttattatcaaGTTTATTGAAGAAGAAAACTTAGagacaatattttctttcctTAATACAGAGAGTAAAGAAAAAGTGGTTGATGTATGTCGAATCATCTTATTTCCAATAAACAAGCGTACATTTTATGCTCGATTCCTGAACAACTTAATTAGAAAAGATGATCTTACACATCTTTTACAAGCAAAGAATGATAATATTGAATCCgtcatgaaaattataaatgtatttattaattcaaaaggAAATCAGCAGTTCTTATGtgattttactaaaatatttgtgtgttgctTTAAAACAGAAAGTCAGCtattatttgcattttatattgtagcagtaaattgtttaaatgtaaaacaatgttacattaaaacagcAACAAAATTCAAACCAATATTGTTTGAAGGAaatgaagtaaaaataaaacggagtatatttttaaatatgctaGAAGTTTTGCTGGAAAATGATGTTGACGTAAGTGTCCATTTACGAGACACATTAAACGAACAGTCCAAGGAaacaaagaaaacatttcTACTGTTTTTACAAGAAGTTATTTTAGGAACAATAAAAGAACGAAAGCCAGATAAAgctactttaaatattataaagatagCGCTAAAATTGGATCCAACCTTAGTAGATAATACAATGTTCCAGGTTTTACCACAGATTATGGTTGCCAAAAAAAGCTCAAGTCTACAAGATACATATGTAGACACAATCAATATATTGCTGCAAACAATGTTCAAACTTAGCAAAGGAATTAATTTCGTTCACAACATGTTACCACATTTAAAGACACATTTAGAAAATGTTGATGAAGatcaaaaatcttttaaagaaaaaataaatgaatcgATAATAAGTAATACTGATTGTGATaagtttaaaagtaaaatagtaACTTGTCTTGATATATTGCCTGAGAATTGCCTGGAGCTGTATGGAAAACTGACATCGGAATTAATGTTTAGGCAAAATAAGGACTTGTTAATCTTGATGAAAAAAGACTTAGAAGATTGTTTAAGTTCACTTGAAGAAAATACTt GTCCATCAGTACTAACGCTGACTGAATTGCTGGCGGCCATTTTGTCGAGTGTTCTGCGGCACAACAAGATGGCGGACCACACTGTCCCTCTGCCGATAAGTGAAGATTACTGGGCCAGTTACCACAATTTTGAAATGCAATGTCTGATGAAATTTGGCAAGTGCCTATTGAAGTTGGATTAT AATTCCCTGCTTCTCAAGTCTTTTCTACATATCTGCGTAAGCTTGGcgcagttaaaaatattaaacatgaaATATAGTAATGTCAAACTGGAGTtccaaaataatcaaaatggCGAAGTTTttgatttaactttaatattgcCATGTTTAAATGCGGAACAATGGGGACAGATTGCAAGCAAAGTTGACGATGAAAACGCACAATTATTC AATAATTTACTTCTCATAAAGACAATGGCTATTAATCTAACAGCATCTAATAATAAAGAGATAATAATTGatacaaaaacacatttaattaaacaactcCTTGTTAGCTGTCAAACATTTgacagttattattttaaagcacTCTTTGCAAACTTAGATAAAAACCAATGCAAACAAGTAGCAAAGTCCCTAGTCAAAATATATGCTGTAGATTCAGACACATCCATTTTTCATTGTGACAGTGTTGccaaaaataaagatttattgacAGCTTTGACATTTGAAGTACTTAAAAATGTTGccaaaaactttaaaaatgcttCTTCGCTTAGCAAAGGTCTAGGGAAGGACTTCGACATTGAGACATTCCTTAAAGATGTAGATattcaagaatatttttacaatgtaaCTGTAGAAGACAGtgatgaaataacaaaatacttGGAAGTACTGAACAATTTACAGATTTATTATCTTGATGAAAATTGTCAATTGACAACCATCTTCATTCTCTTGACTTGTAAAAAGGATTGcaattcgaaaaaaaataaacgtaccatagacaatatacaaCAAAGCATATTTGAATTAACGCCGAAGACtccagatatttttaaaatatttcccgTTCCCTACCTATTTGACTTTGATAATGgcgttttaaaattatttaaattgcacGCCAAAACTGCAAATCACGTGTTGGTTGTGAAATACATTTTGGAATTCGCGACAagacaagtaaaaaaagatcctgaagttataaaaacacttgtaaaacaattgttaaaatattataaaaagaaagaaattcGAAGCATCGACGATTTCAGCGAAGAAGTATTTCAAATCATATTCATAGTGTTGCCATTAATTtccaaagaaagaaaaaatagtGCTACCAGTGTGCCGAAATCAATATTGACAGGTCTGCAAGAAGATTTAAACCAAGCAATGCTAGATTCGTTTAAAAGTGTCGATTTTGCTAAAGATATACTAGATACCAGCAACGCAGATGCGAGTGTTATATCGGAGAATAGTATGGCAATACTTAACGCTATGGGAGCATACACTCTTATTTTAACCAAGTCATGTGAAAGCAATGATGGAAAGGATTTAAAAAGTATGGAATGTTTATGGTCCGGTTTAGAGTTTTTTGTACAAAATGCT CTACATTTCGTTGAGAGTTCTGAATCGAAAAATCTCCATGTCGGTACCTCTATACACTTATTGACAATTGTCTTGCGATACATCAAAAAGTTGGAATTACATgacatttttaaagacaagGACAAACTGTTTCTGCAAATATGGCGTGCTGTCAAGGCTCGCTTGTTTATGGCGTTTGACCATAGACAGAAGAAAAATGACAACTGTTTGGAAGAGTTAACTGCCACTTTGAAGTATCTATCGGAGTTGTCATCTGTGGAAGTGTTTGCTAATCATTTTGTACCTGATCTGAATACACTAACCATTCTCaag AAACCCACAATTTTACTGAAAAATGAAGAAATCACATCGACGCAAATAATAAGCCGCCGAGTTTTAAAGTatctatgtttaaatattttaaattcatacattACTGAAGTGAAATGTGTTGCCttcagtaaattaatattaaggtcGACAAAAAATTTACGTTTTTGGATACAGCAACACTATGAGGGAGAAGTTCATAATGGAAATGAGGTTCACGTTGTCAAAATCGAAGATTCCATTTGTGAATTGTTGAAATTCGATCTAGATGTTTTGTCCGAAGTTATTTTAGCAGCGAAAAAG ATAAACCTTGAGTACAAATTCATTGATGCCATCTTTGAACTACAACAGCTGATATTTTACCTCCTTGGACGTAATTCCATCGACACAAGATGTGAAATTAGTTGGCGTTCATTTTTCATGCTGTTTGAAGGCAGTGTTGCCATCTTAAATAGCATGATATTGTCTAGAGATGAACTTTTGGAAGATAG GTGGCCATGTTTAATGCAATGCTACAAGACTCTGGTACTTTGTATGTGTGAGCGTTCAACATCTgattttgacattgacaggAACACAGAACATAAATTAGCTGAAATAGCTCATTCTATTGAGAA ATTAACACAGTCAATAGCGAAACGAAAGAGCCACGTATCCCGGATAGCAGCGTATGCAGTTGCCGATTTTTGTTCCTGTCTAGAAAAATCGCCTCCGCCAAAAATGATACGGCAACATTTAGAAAACTCAATAGTTCTTCTAATACAAGCCTCTGATTCAAATTACGCCATATCGTTCCTGAGACGGGGCTTGGCAGGGGCAATTGGGCAAATGACATTGACAAATATGTACTCTATGTACAAACGATATCATAAATATGTTGGAAatgcttaa